The following coding sequences are from one Rutidosis leptorrhynchoides isolate AG116_Rl617_1_P2 chromosome 11, CSIRO_AGI_Rlap_v1, whole genome shotgun sequence window:
- the LOC139875567 gene encoding putative receptor protein kinase ZmPK1 encodes MVLNRGDESGGVGWSMAVVVFKEMKWCRVVSLPSHTSNRSFVIFISQRRLCCRIPTDTILPNQLFNKNTILISSKSSTDFSSGYYKLYFDNDNVLRLVYTSDEVTSVYWPNPWQLAWEVGRTTYNNSRFALLDTKGRFTSTDDFTFTTSDYGSTLQRRLTLDVDGNIRVYTLNERKWIVTWQAISFTCRIHGTCGLNSLCTYNSKMGRRSCSCMQGYKPKNQSDMSLGCEPTFKFDKNLDNYDFIKLPSVAFYGFDSLYLKNSTLKECYKACLDDPNCKAVQYTFNNFFECYGKRLLFSGVYKGDQRESYLKLPKTEALLYDQKVAKVSRLNCTSSLVVLKRTYAKTSENGSIKFMLWFSIIFGAIECTCFILFCYVTKQPSGATTQSYLAIATGFKRFTYNEILKASHKFRDEVGRGGSGVVYKGVLPDNRVVAIKVLHEAMQGETEFLAELSTIGRINHKNLVETYGYCAQGKHRILVFEYMENGSLAGKLGGNELDWNKILKITTGVAKGLAYLHEECLEWVLHCDVKPHNILLDVDYNPKVADFGLSKLFQQDVRDNSVFSRIRGTRGYMAPEWVFNLPITSKVDVYSYGMVVLEMITGRSATCDTTSDGNDGVDQKRLVSWVREKLEEDNVDVKMMEILNPKMGNEYDEVQMKNLLKVALQCVEEDKDVRPTMSEVVNVLRDSHMDD; translated from the coding sequence CGATCCTTTGTCATATTCATATCTCAACGTAGACTTTGTTGTCGTATTCCTACTGATACCATACTCCCTAAtcaactttttaataaaaataccatTCTTATTTCATCAAAAAGTTCAACCGATTTTTCTTCGGGATATTACAAATTATATTTTGATAATGATAACGTACTTCGTCTCGTTTACACTAGTGATGAAGTAACGAGCGTTTATTGGCCAAATCCATGGCAATTAGCATGGGAAGTAGGAAGGACTACTTATAACAATAGTAGATTTGCATTACTTGATACCAAAGGCCGATTTACGTCCACGGATGATTTTACATTTACAACGAGCGATTATGGAAGTACTCTTCAAAGAAGATTGACACTTGATGTTGATGGAAATATTAGGGTTTATACGCTTAATGAAAGAAAATGGATTGTTACATGGCAAGCAATTTCGTTCACGTGTAGAATTCATGGGACTTGTGGTTTAAATAGCCTTTGTACTTACAATTCGAAAATGGGAAGAAGAAGTTGCTCTTGCATGCAAGGGTATAAGCCGAAGAATCAATCGGATATGTCTTTAGGGTGTGAACCTACATTTAAGTTCGATAAAAATCTTGATAATTACGACTTTATAAAGCTCCCTTCGGTGGCGTTTTATGGATTTGATTCTTTGTACTTGAAAAACTCTACTCTTAAAGAATGTTACAAGGCCTGCTTAGATGACCCTAACTGCAAAGCCGTCCAATACACGTTTAATAACTTCTTTGAGTGTTATGGTAAGAGATTATTGTTTAGTGGTGTCTATAAAGGTGATCAACGCGAATCTTATCTCAAGTTGCCTAAGACGGAAGCTTTATTATATGATCAAAAGGTTGCCAAGGTGTCTCGTTTGAATTGCACAAGCTCTTTGGTTGTGTTGAAACGTACATATGCAAAAACGAGTGAAAATGGTTCTATAAAGTTTATGTTGTGGTTTAGCATCATCTTCGGTGCAATTGAATGTACATGCTTTATATTATTTTGTTATGTTACCAAACAACCGTCGGGTGCAACGACCCAATCTTACCTTGCAATTGCTACCGGATTCAAAAGGTTCACGTACAATGAGATATTGAAGGCATCTCATAAATTTAGAGATGAGGTTGGGAGAGGTGGTAGTGGTGTTGTGTACAAAGGCGTACTGCCTGATAATCGAGTGGTAGCAATTAAGGTACTCCATGAGGCTATGCAAGGAGAGACTGAATTTCTAGCGGAATTGAGCACAATTGGGAGGATTAATCACAAAAACTTGGTCGAAACATACGGTTATTGTGCACAAGGAAAGCATAGGATCTTAGTGTTTGAGTACATGGAGAATGGCTCGTTAGCCGGGAAGTTAGGTGGTAATGAGCTAGATTGGAACAAGATTTTGAAAATCACTACCGGTGTAGCAAAAGGGCTAGCTTACCTACACGAAGAATGCTTAGAATGGGTTTTGCATTGTGATGTTAAACCACATAACATATTATTAGATGTGGATTATAACCCAAAAGTGGCGGATTTTGGCTTGTCTAAACTATTCCAACAAGATGTAAGAGACAATTCTGTATTTTCTAGGATAAGAGGGACAAGAGGGTATATGGCTCCCGAATGGGTGTTTAATCTTCCAATTACGTCAAAAGTGGACGTTTATAGCTATGGAATGGTGGTTCTAGAAATGATAACGGGACGAAGTGCCACGTGTGATACAACAAGTGATGGTAATGATGGGGTTGACCAAAAAAGACTTGTGAGTTGGGTGAGAGAAAAGCTTGAAGAGGATAATGTAGATGTAAAGATGATGGAGATATTGAATCCTAAAATGGGGAATGAATATGATGAAGTTCAAATGAAGAATCTCTTAAAAGTGGCTCTACAATGTGTGGAGGAAGATAAAGATGTCAGGCCTACCATGAGTGAGGTGGTGAATGTTCTCCGTGATTCTCACATGGATGATTAG